The following proteins are co-located in the Roseovarius arcticus genome:
- the lptG gene encoding LPS export ABC transporter permease LptG yields MTLHLYFARKFLWTYLGITAVFVVILGLIDMVDELQDFPELPVWDVAEIVLLNLPHANYEILPLVMILASVALFVRLARSSEMVVVRASGLSGLRGISAPMLMAALVGLVSITVFNPLVAASSKRYHDLVASYRGDGTNVLALASEGLWLRQGSASGQTVIHADAASADVSELFDATFLSFSPDGEPIRRISARRASLGVGEWVLEDVKLWQLSMGANSEAGAERLASMTVPSALTREGIVDSFGKPEYIPIWDLPDFIANLEEAGFSARRYAVWYQMELARPIFLMALVLVAAAFTMRHVRTTNTGASVLVAIMLGFSLHYIRNFAQVLGENGQIPVILAAWAPPAASLMLALGIVLHMEDG; encoded by the coding sequence ATGACCCTGCATCTTTACTTTGCACGCAAGTTTCTGTGGACCTATCTGGGCATCACCGCCGTTTTCGTTGTGATACTGGGCCTGATCGACATGGTCGACGAGTTGCAGGATTTTCCTGAACTGCCCGTCTGGGACGTAGCCGAAATCGTGCTGCTGAACCTTCCGCATGCCAATTACGAGATCCTGCCGCTGGTGATGATCCTCGCATCTGTTGCACTGTTCGTGCGTCTAGCGCGGTCGTCCGAAATGGTGGTTGTGCGTGCGTCCGGCCTGTCAGGCCTGCGCGGTATAAGCGCGCCCATGTTGATGGCGGCACTGGTCGGGTTGGTGTCGATCACGGTGTTTAATCCGTTAGTCGCCGCATCGTCCAAGCGCTATCACGACCTCGTTGCCAGCTATAGGGGCGACGGCACCAACGTCCTTGCGCTTGCATCCGAAGGACTGTGGCTGCGCCAAGGCAGCGCGTCGGGCCAGACCGTTATTCACGCCGACGCCGCCAGCGCGGACGTGTCCGAGTTATTTGATGCTACGTTCCTTTCCTTCTCGCCAGACGGCGAACCGATCCGCCGCATTTCGGCCCGGCGCGCATCGCTGGGCGTAGGCGAGTGGGTGCTGGAGGACGTCAAGCTTTGGCAGTTGTCGATGGGCGCCAATTCCGAGGCAGGGGCCGAGCGCCTGGCCAGCATGACTGTGCCGTCTGCGCTAACGCGCGAGGGCATCGTCGACAGCTTTGGCAAGCCGGAATACATCCCGATCTGGGATTTACCCGACTTCATCGCCAATCTGGAGGAGGCTGGATTTTCCGCCCGCCGCTATGCCGTGTGGTACCAGATGGAACTGGCGCGCCCGATTTTCCTGATGGCGTTGGTGTTGGTCGCCGCGGCCTTCACCATGCGGCATGTGCGCACCACCAATACCGGCGCGTCGGTGCTTGTGGCGATCATGCTGGGATTCTCGCTGCATTACATCCGCAACTTTGCGCAGGTCTTGGGTGAAAACGGTCAAATCCCCGTCATTCTCGCAGCTTGGGCGCCGCCTGCCGCGTCTTTGATGCTTGCCCTCGGCATCGTTCTGCATATGGAGGACGGATGA
- the lptF gene encoding LPS export ABC transporter permease LptF, translated as MLSQFMVLFGFFALVLVSIFWINKAVRMFDRVISDGQSAWVFAELTVLTLPAVIGVVLPIATFASAVYVTNRLSTESELTVMQATGYSPGRMARPVLYYGLVVAAMMTLLAHVLVPLSLQQLEVRRGEVSSNITAKLLTEGEFLHPASGVTFYIREITPDGELRNVFLSDRRRPAAPTTYTSATAYLVQQGGGTKLVMLNGLAQNVEATGQRLFTTHFDDFSYDISRLVSQNALNIDRIAFAMTPELIRDPAGVAERTNVSLGTAVSMLHGRFVQAMMCVVAALVGFATLLQGGFSRFGVWRQIVTALVLLIGVKLVEGAVAGPVLAAPEMWPLLYLPILVGGALSWLLLYSAANPSLLRRLSGARVAAP; from the coding sequence ATGCTGTCGCAATTCATGGTGCTGTTCGGCTTTTTCGCATTGGTTTTGGTTTCGATCTTTTGGATCAACAAGGCTGTCCGCATGTTCGACCGCGTCATTAGCGACGGACAGTCGGCTTGGGTATTTGCCGAACTGACCGTGCTGACATTGCCTGCGGTCATCGGCGTTGTGCTGCCTATCGCGACCTTCGCAAGCGCCGTCTACGTGACCAACCGCCTTTCAACTGAAAGCGAGCTGACCGTGATGCAAGCCACTGGCTATTCGCCGGGGCGCATGGCGCGGCCAGTGCTCTATTACGGCCTTGTCGTAGCTGCCATGATGACGCTGCTGGCGCATGTGCTGGTCCCGCTCAGCCTGCAGCAGCTAGAGGTGCGGCGCGGCGAAGTATCAAGCAACATCACCGCCAAGCTATTGACGGAGGGCGAATTTTTGCATCCCGCCTCTGGCGTCACATTCTACATCCGCGAGATTACGCCGGATGGCGAGTTGCGCAATGTGTTCCTATCGGACCGTCGCCGCCCGGCCGCGCCGACGACCTATACGTCGGCCACGGCATATCTAGTGCAACAGGGCGGCGGGACCAAGCTGGTTATGCTGAACGGCCTCGCGCAAAACGTGGAGGCAACCGGCCAGCGCCTCTTTACCACGCATTTTGACGATTTTTCCTATGATATCAGTCGCCTCGTGTCGCAGAACGCGTTGAACATCGACCGTATCGCCTTCGCCATGACGCCTGAATTGATCCGCGATCCTGCCGGTGTGGCGGAGCGCACCAATGTCAGCCTGGGTACTGCTGTGTCGATGCTGCATGGGCGCTTTGTTCAGGCGATGATGTGCGTCGTGGCGGCGCTGGTCGGCTTTGCCACACTGCTTCAGGGCGGGTTCAGCAGGTTTGGGGTGTGGCGGCAGATCGTCACTGCGCTTGTTTTGCTGATCGGGGTCAAACTGGTCGAGGGCGCCGTCGCAGGGCCCGTGCTGGCCGCGCCCGAGATGTGGCCGCTGCTATATCTGCCGATCTTGGTGGGCGGCGCGCTGTCGTGGCTATTGCTCTATTCGGCGGCCAATCCCAGCCTGCTGCGCCGCCTGAGCGGCGCTCGCGTCGCCGCGCCATGA
- a CDS encoding leucyl aminopeptidase — MTTPAKTRIIETDLDAIADATGRIAVVIGKDGTLNAGARRVNKLAKGALARMVEGGALEGMKSGEVKTLAWPAGLKAEAVDVLFLEPRATALEARRAGAALGKLLGEGGMTVLAASQTRAVDLMQGIALRAYSFTARKTGAKKALGDVTIMVSKADSAQTQADDARAVAEGVFFTRDLVSEPANHLTTTEFASRIKDMEKLGLKVTVLEEDKLEALGMGCLLSVGLGSASPTKMAIMEWMGGKDGDAPLALVGKGVVFDTGGISLKPAAGMEDMTMDMGGAGVVAGVMRTLAQRKARANVVGLVGLVENMPSERATRPGDVVTSMKGDTVEIINTDAEGRLVLADVMWYAQETYKPRAMIDLATLTGAIIIGLGHENAGVFSNDDTLSAAFLKAAGTEGEGAWRMPMGQAYDDQLKSQIADMKNVGGRPAGSITAAQFLKRFVQDGMPWIHLDIAGVASVKSDTDYAPKGATGWGVMALNRLVADMLEQD, encoded by the coding sequence ATGACCACGCCCGCAAAGACCCGCATCATCGAGACTGATCTAGACGCAATCGCAGATGCCACAGGCCGGATCGCCGTCGTGATCGGCAAGGACGGCACGCTGAACGCAGGCGCGCGCCGCGTGAACAAACTGGCGAAAGGCGCGCTGGCGCGGATGGTTGAGGGCGGCGCGCTGGAGGGCATGAAATCTGGCGAGGTCAAAACGCTGGCATGGCCTGCGGGCCTCAAGGCGGAGGCCGTCGATGTGCTATTCCTTGAGCCGCGCGCGACCGCGCTTGAAGCCCGCCGCGCCGGCGCCGCCCTTGGCAAGCTGCTGGGCGAAGGGGGCATGACCGTGCTGGCCGCCTCACAAACACGCGCCGTTGATCTGATGCAGGGCATCGCCTTGCGGGCCTACAGCTTTACCGCGCGCAAAACGGGCGCGAAAAAGGCGCTGGGTGATGTGACGATCATGGTCTCCAAGGCAGACAGCGCCCAGACCCAAGCCGATGATGCACGCGCGGTCGCCGAGGGCGTCTTTTTCACCCGTGATCTGGTCAGTGAGCCTGCCAACCATCTGACTACCACCGAATTTGCCAGCCGTATCAAGGATATGGAGAAGCTGGGTCTAAAAGTCACCGTGCTGGAGGAGGACAAGCTGGAGGCCCTCGGCATGGGCTGCCTGCTGAGCGTCGGCCTCGGCAGTGCCAGCCCCACCAAAATGGCGATTATGGAATGGATGGGCGGCAAAGACGGCGATGCGCCGCTCGCGCTGGTCGGCAAGGGCGTCGTGTTTGACACGGGCGGCATCAGCCTCAAGCCTGCTGCGGGCATGGAGGACATGACCATGGATATGGGCGGCGCTGGCGTCGTCGCTGGCGTCATGCGCACGCTGGCGCAGCGCAAGGCGCGCGCGAATGTTGTAGGCCTCGTCGGCCTGGTTGAAAACATGCCGTCCGAGCGCGCAACGCGCCCTGGCGATGTGGTAACCTCAATGAAGGGCGACACGGTGGAGATTATCAATACTGACGCCGAGGGGCGTTTGGTTCTGGCCGATGTCATGTGGTACGCGCAAGAGACGTACAAGCCTCGCGCTATGATTGATCTGGCAACGCTGACGGGGGCCATTATCATCGGTCTGGGCCACGAAAACGCGGGCGTTTTCAGCAATGATGACACGCTGTCGGCCGCGTTCCTCAAGGCTGCGGGCACCGAGGGCGAAGGCGCGTGGCGGATGCCCATGGGGCAGGCCTATGACGACCAGCTAAAGAGCCAGATCGCGGATATGAAGAACGTCGGCGGACGGCCCGCAGGATCGATCACTGCGGCACAGTTCCTCAAACGTTTTGTCCAGGACGGAATGCCGTGGATCCATCTGGATATCGCCGGTGTCGCGTCGGTGAAATCCGACACTGATTATGCCCCCAAGGGCGCGACGGGCTGGGGCGTTATGGCGCTGAACCGCCTCGTCGCGGACATGCTTGAGCAGGATTGA
- a CDS encoding DNA polymerase III subunit chi, which translates to MGAAYFYHLTQAPLEVTLAMLLDKARGAGWRVAVRGAEAAQMDNLDEALWQQDGDEAFLPHGRAGQPHEADQPILLTTGADMPNGATCLMTVAGADVTPGEVQTLDRVCVIFDGNDDAAIAHARTQWKALTDAGCAAQYWSEASGRWEKKAEKEAS; encoded by the coding sequence ATGGGCGCCGCCTATTTCTATCATCTGACCCAAGCGCCGCTAGAGGTGACCTTGGCCATGCTTTTGGACAAGGCGCGCGGCGCAGGCTGGCGCGTGGCCGTTCGGGGGGCTGAGGCGGCCCAGATGGACAATCTGGACGAGGCGCTGTGGCAACAGGACGGCGATGAGGCGTTTCTGCCCCATGGCCGCGCGGGCCAGCCGCATGAGGCGGACCAGCCGATCCTGCTAACCACGGGCGCGGATATGCCGAACGGTGCCACTTGCCTGATGACGGTGGCGGGCGCGGATGTGACGCCCGGCGAGGTGCAAACCCTCGACCGGGTTTGCGTGATCTTCGACGGTAATGATGATGCTGCCATCGCCCACGCGCGCACCCAATGGAAGGCGCTGACCGACGCGGGCTGCGCTGCGCAATACTGGTCCGAGGCGTCGGGCAGGTGGGAGAAGAAGGCCGAAAAAGAAGCCTCCTAA
- a CDS encoding retropepsin-like aspartic protease family protein, translating into MNTNFDTANLIYLIVLGCAIMIWFFAANRDSLGKTVQQAAVWGLIFIGVIAAIGLWDDISDTVAPRQSINTEQGRIELPRAPDGHYYLAAEVNGAPVRFVVDTGASDIVLSREDAIAAGLHPDDLNFTGQASTANGIVRTAPVRLDSIAAGGLTDRDVRAVVNSGELRESLLGMGYLERFTSVHITGGTLVLQR; encoded by the coding sequence ATGAACACCAATTTTGATACCGCGAACCTCATCTATCTCATCGTGCTGGGCTGCGCGATCATGATCTGGTTCTTTGCCGCCAACCGCGATTCGCTGGGTAAAACCGTTCAGCAGGCAGCGGTCTGGGGTCTTATTTTTATTGGCGTCATCGCAGCCATCGGCCTATGGGACGATATCAGCGACACGGTCGCGCCGCGCCAATCCATCAACACCGAGCAGGGCCGGATCGAGTTGCCCCGCGCGCCTGACGGGCATTATTATCTGGCGGCAGAAGTCAACGGCGCGCCCGTGCGCTTTGTCGTCGATACCGGGGCCAGTGACATCGTCCTCAGCCGCGAGGATGCGATCGCGGCGGGTCTGCACCCAGACGATCTGAACTTTACCGGGCAGGCCAGTACAGCCAACGGCATCGTGCGCACCGCGCCCGTGCGGCTGGACAGCATCGCTGCCGGCGGCCTGACCGACCGGGATGTGCGCGCGGTCGTCAACTCGGGCGAATTGCGCGAGTCGCTGCTGGGTATGGGGTATCTAGAACGGTTTACCAGCGTTCATATCACTGGCGGCACCTTGGTGCTGCAGCGTTAG
- a CDS encoding MarC family protein — protein METTTLITTFAALFIVLDPFALVPLFLAMTRGMPAHRRRTIALHSCLTAALLLCVFGAFGEAVLGFIGISMPAFRIAGGVLLFLTALDMLFERRTKRREGQVEADDHEDPSIFPLAIPLIAGPGAIATVILLTGENEGYLGLTWVLGMMLFVMCLVYVSFLSAGMLERALGKTGISVVTRVLGMLLAALAVQFVLDGLRDTIMVGWSGA, from the coding sequence ATGGAAACCACCACGCTGATCACCACCTTCGCCGCACTCTTCATCGTGCTGGACCCGTTTGCGCTGGTGCCTCTCTTCCTTGCCATGACGCGGGGGATGCCGGCCCACAGGCGGCGCACCATCGCGCTGCACTCATGCCTGACGGCGGCGCTGCTGCTCTGCGTTTTTGGGGCGTTCGGCGAGGCGGTGCTGGGCTTCATCGGTATATCGATGCCCGCCTTTCGGATCGCGGGCGGCGTCCTGCTGTTCCTGACCGCGCTGGACATGCTGTTTGAGCGACGCACCAAGCGGCGCGAGGGCCAGGTCGAGGCGGACGATCACGAGGATCCATCAATTTTCCCCCTGGCCATTCCCCTGATCGCAGGCCCCGGCGCCATTGCCACCGTCATCCTGCTGACCGGCGAGAATGAGGGCTATCTGGGCCTGACATGGGTGCTGGGCATGATGCTGTTCGTGATGTGTCTGGTCTACGTGTCGTTCCTGAGCGCAGGAATGCTGGAGCGCGCATTGGGCAAGACTGGGATTAGCGTCGTCACGCGCGTTCTGGGGATGCTGCTGGCAGCGCTGGCGGTGCAGTTCGTGCTGGACGGCCTTCGCGATACTATCATGGTCGGATGGTCTGGCGCCTGA
- a CDS encoding ABC-F family ATP-binding cassette domain-containing protein, whose protein sequence is MLRIDDISYSVAGRPLIENASASIPDGHKVGIVGRNGTGKTTLFRIIRGELALDGGAITLPLRARIGGVSQEVPGNEVSLIDTVLAADTERADLMAEAETATDPTRIAEVQTRLTDIDAWGAEARAASILKGLGFDDAAQRQPCSAFSGGWRMRVALAAVLFSQPDLLLLDEPTNYLDLEGALWLETYLARYPHTVLIVSHDRGLLNRAVNSILHLEDKKLTLYQGAYDTFAETRAARLAALESEAKKQDARRAHLQSFVDRFRAKASKAVQAQSRLKMIAKMKPITTPQEAALKRFTFPSPEELSPPIIHIEGGSVGYDGTPVLRRLDLRIDQDDRIALLGKNGEGKSTLSKLLAGKLEAMGGKMTTSSKLRVGFFAQHQVEELHVDETPIDHIRRLRPGETPSRLRSRLGGFGIGAEQAETLVGKLSGGQKARLSLMLATIDAPHMLILDEPTNHLDIESREALVEALTAYTGAVILVSHDMHLLSLVADRLWLVKDGGVAPYEGDLESYRTMLLAGDKPAKPVKEQKVKRPSKDAIAGLKQDAKKCEERVEKLNVMTEKLAKKLADPAMYDEDNKDEATVWQKKYSEVMEAQTRAESMWMRALEKLERAQA, encoded by the coding sequence ATGCTGCGTATTGATGACATATCCTACTCCGTCGCGGGTCGCCCGCTGATCGAAAACGCTTCGGCGAGTATCCCGGATGGCCACAAGGTGGGCATCGTGGGCCGCAATGGCACGGGCAAAACCACGCTCTTCCGCATTATCCGCGGCGAGCTGGCGTTAGATGGCGGGGCGATCACCCTGCCCCTGCGGGCCCGTATTGGCGGCGTCTCGCAAGAGGTTCCCGGCAATGAGGTGTCACTGATCGACACCGTGCTCGCGGCCGATACCGAACGCGCCGACCTGATGGCCGAGGCCGAGACTGCAACCGATCCGACCCGCATCGCCGAAGTACAGACGCGCCTGACCGATATCGACGCCTGGGGCGCCGAGGCGCGCGCGGCGTCCATCCTCAAGGGTCTGGGCTTTGACGACGCCGCACAGCGCCAGCCTTGCTCCGCCTTTTCTGGCGGTTGGCGGATGCGCGTAGCGCTGGCGGCCGTCCTCTTTTCGCAGCCAGACCTTTTGCTACTTGATGAGCCGACGAACTATCTGGACCTTGAAGGTGCGCTATGGCTGGAGACGTATCTGGCCCGCTATCCCCATACCGTGCTGATCGTCAGCCACGACCGGGGCCTGCTGAACCGTGCCGTCAATTCAATCCTGCACCTCGAAGATAAAAAACTGACGCTTTACCAGGGCGCCTACGATACCTTTGCCGAAACGCGCGCCGCGCGTCTGGCGGCGCTTGAGAGCGAAGCGAAAAAGCAGGACGCGAGACGCGCGCATCTGCAAAGCTTTGTCGACCGTTTTCGCGCCAAGGCATCCAAGGCCGTCCAAGCGCAGTCGCGCCTCAAGATGATCGCCAAGATGAAGCCGATCACCACCCCGCAAGAGGCCGCACTCAAACGGTTTACCTTCCCGTCACCAGAGGAGCTGTCGCCGCCTATCATCCATATCGAGGGTGGCTCGGTCGGTTATGACGGCACACCCGTTCTGCGTCGTCTGGACCTTCGCATTGATCAGGACGACCGCATCGCCCTGCTGGGCAAGAACGGCGAAGGAAAATCTACTCTTTCCAAGCTTCTAGCAGGAAAACTTGAGGCGATGGGTGGTAAGATGACGACGTCGTCCAAGCTGCGCGTTGGCTTTTTCGCGCAGCATCAGGTCGAGGAACTGCACGTCGACGAGACGCCCATCGACCACATCCGCCGTCTTCGCCCCGGCGAGACACCGTCGCGCCTGCGGTCGCGGCTGGGCGGCTTTGGCATTGGCGCCGAGCAGGCCGAGACGCTGGTCGGCAAGCTATCGGGCGGGCAAAAGGCACGGCTATCGCTGATGCTGGCCACAATCGACGCGCCTCACATGCTGATCCTTGACGAGCCGACGAACCACCTTGATATCGAATCGCGCGAGGCGCTGGTTGAGGCGCTGACTGCGTATACGGGCGCTGTGATCCTCGTCAGTCACGACATGCACCTTCTGTCGCTGGTTGCTGACCGGCTGTGGCTGGTGAAGGACGGCGGCGTTGCCCCCTATGAGGGCGATCTGGAGAGCTATCGCACTATGCTGCTTGCGGGCGACAAGCCCGCAAAACCGGTTAAGGAGCAGAAGGTCAAACGGCCATCGAAGGACGCGATTGCGGGCCTCAAGCAAGACGCGAAGAAATGCGAAGAGCGTGTTGAAAAACTTAACGTAATGACGGAAAAGCTGGCCAAAAAATTGGCTGATCCCGCCATGTACGACGAGGATAACAAAGACGAAGCGACCGTCTGGCAGAAGAAGTATTCCGAGGTCATGGAGGCGCAAACGCGCGCCGAATCTATGTGGATGCGCGCATTGGAGAAACTGGAGCGCGCGCAGGCCTAA
- the ndk gene encoding nucleoside-diphosphate kinase: MAIERTLSIIKPDATKRNLTGKINAKFEDAGLRIVAQKRIHLTPAQAGEFYKVHAERPFFGELRDFMASGPVVVQVLEGDGAIAKNREVMGATNPKDAAPGTVRADFAESVGENSVHGSDAPETAAEEIAYFFAGLELVG; the protein is encoded by the coding sequence ATGGCAATCGAACGCACACTGAGCATCATCAAACCCGACGCAACCAAGCGCAACCTGACCGGCAAGATCAACGCCAAGTTCGAAGATGCGGGCCTGCGCATCGTCGCGCAAAAGCGCATTCATCTGACCCCGGCCCAGGCGGGTGAGTTCTATAAGGTCCACGCAGAGCGTCCGTTTTTCGGCGAACTGCGCGATTTCATGGCGTCCGGCCCGGTCGTCGTGCAGGTTCTGGAAGGTGACGGCGCCATCGCGAAAAACCGCGAAGTTATGGGCGCGACCAACCCCAAGGATGCGGCCCCCGGCACCGTGCGCGCCGATTTCGCCGAAAGCGTCGGCGAGAATTCGGTTCACGGCTCGGATGCGCCAGAGACGGCGGCCGAAGAAATCGCCTACTTCTTTGCAGGTCTTGAACTGGTCGGCTGA
- a CDS encoding TfoX/Sxy family DNA transformation protein has translation MTDTRDPVSSIRNLGPAVEAACARAGIHSAEALRDIGPDAGYARLIASGTAPHFIGYYAMVMGLQGRPWNDCQGAEKSALRARFDYIKKTAQVAHKDEKGRTPMDAALAEIGVVERSQPTSSRPAKK, from the coding sequence ATGACAGACACGCGCGATCCCGTTTCCTCCATCCGAAATCTCGGCCCTGCCGTAGAGGCAGCTTGCGCGCGTGCAGGTATTCATTCCGCCGAAGCGCTGCGCGACATTGGCCCCGACGCGGGCTATGCGCGGCTGATAGCCTCCGGCACAGCGCCCCACTTTATCGGATATTACGCCATGGTCATGGGCCTTCAGGGGCGCCCATGGAATGATTGTCAGGGCGCCGAGAAATCTGCCCTGCGCGCCCGCTTTGATTACATCAAGAAAACCGCGCAAGTCGCTCATAAAGATGAAAAAGGCCGCACCCCGATGGATGCGGCCCTTGCCGAGATTGGAGTGGTTGAACGAAGTCAGCCGACCAGTTCAAGACCTGCAAAGAAGTAG